The window ACACCGACGACCTCGGCGTGTTCGACGACACAGGCAGCCTCGTGGTACTGGGCAGGGTCGACGAGGCGATCAGCACCGGCGGCCTGACGGTGATGCCTGCGCCGGTCGAGGCGGTACTGTCGCGGCACCCGGCGGTGGCCGACTGCGCGGTGTTCGGCGTGCCCGACGACCGGCTCGGTGAGCGGGTGGTCGCCGCCGTCGTGCTCGTGACGGGCGCGCCGGAGCCGACGCTGGGCGACATCAGGGCGTATCTGGCGCAGTCGCTCGATTCGACAGCCGCCCCGCGGGAACTCCACCTCGTGGACGAACTGCCCCGCCGCGGCATCGGCAAACTGGACCGCAGAGCGCTTCGGCGGCGGTTCGAAAGCGGTGGTGACTTGCCCGGAGGCTACGGTTGGTGAACAATTGTTCACCAAATGACTGGAGGACATTCGACTGGAGGACATTCGATGGGTGACCTGAAATACCTCGACCTACACGGCGACCGGGTGGCCTACCTTGACGAAGGCCACGGCGAGGTGATCCTGCTGCTGCACGGTATGGCCGGCAGCTCGCAGACCTGGCGCTCCGTGCTGGGGCCGCTGTCGCGCAAGTACCGCGTGATCGCCCCCGATCTACTTGGCCACGGCAACTCGGCCAAGCCGCGCAGCGACTACTCCCTGGGCGCGTTCGCGGTGTTCCTGCGCGATCTGCTCGACGAGCTGGGTGTGGCGCAGGCGACCATCGTCGGGCATTCACTCGGCGGCGGAGTGGCCATGCAGTTCACCTACCAGCATCCCGACTACTGCCAGCGGCTGATCCTGATGAACAGCGGCGGGCTTGGCCCCGACGTGGGGTGGACGCTGCGGCTGCTATCGGCGCCGGGGGCCGAGCTGCTCATGCCGATCATCGCGCCACCGCCGGTGCTGACCGCCGGCGAGCTGGTGCGGTCGTGGTTCGGCAAGCTCGGGATTCAGTCGCCGCGCGGAACGGAGATCTGGAATGCCTACCGTTCGTTCGCCGACGCCTCGACCCGGCAGGCGTTCCTGCGCACTCTGCGGTCGGTGGTCGACTACCGCGGTCAGGCTGTCAGCGCGCTGAATCGGCTGCATCTGAGGACCGACATGCCCACGATGGCGATCTGGGGTGAGCAGGACGCGACCATTCCCGTCCACCACGCCTATGCCGTCCAGAAGACCCGGCCCGATGTCCGGCTCGAGATCCTGCCCCGCGTCGGCCACTTCCCTCAGGTCGAACGACCGAAGGAGGTTGTCGACCTGATCGACGACTTCATCTCCAGCCGGGCCGCCGCGGACATCGAGCAGCCCGCCACCCCGATGTGATTCCGCGGTTCGCGGCGGCACCTGTCGCCCGGCTGGCCACCGTGACTCCGGACGGCCGGCCGCACGTGGTGCCGATCGTGTTCGCGGTCGACGGTGACGTGGTCTACACCGCGGTGGACGGCAAGCCGAAGTCGTCGATGCGCGTGCGGCGGCTGGCCAACATCGAGGCCAACCCGCGGGTGAGCATCCTGGTCGACCATTACGCCGACAACTGGTCGCAGCTGTGGTGGGTGCGGGCCGACGGCACGGCCGCGGTGTGGTCCAATGGGCCCCAGTGCGAGCGCGGACGTGCGCTGTTGCGCGCGAAATACCCTCAGTACCAGGATGTTTCGCTGGGCGGTCCGGTGATCGCGGTGGCGGTCGACAGGTGGTCATCCTGGCCGCGGGAGATGGGCCCGAACTGAAACCAGTCGGTCACTCCCGTCACGGCAGCGTGGGTAATAGGCTGGGCGATTGTGAGCATCGGCCGCAAGGAAGCACTCGCGGTCGGCGTGGGTGTGCTCCTGCTGGTCGCGGCGTTCGTCGTGCCGGACCTGCACCTCGGCATCGTCACGCCACTGATCAAGATGAGCCCGGGCGAACTGAAGTCCTTCGCCGACGCCGCGCCGATCTTCGGCTGGTGGAATGCCCACGTCGGCTGGGGCACCGTGCCCGCCATCCTGATCGGCGCGGCGGCGGTGCTGTGGGGAAGCACGATCGCCCAGCGCCTCTCCTGGCGCGCGCTGACGCTCACGGCGTGGGCGACCTCGTTCGCGTGGGCCTTCGCACTGGCCATGATCGACGGCTGGCAGCGCGGCTTCGCAGGCCGGCTCACCTCCAAACACGAATACCTGCGCCAGGTTCGGACAATCACCGACATCCCCGAAGCTGTCCGTACCTTCGCCAGCAGAATCGTTGATTTCCAGCCGAATTCGTGGATCACCCACGTCTCCGGGCATCCGCCCGGCGCGCTGCTGACCTTCGTCTGGTTGGACCGAATCGGCCTGGGCGGCGGGGCGTGGGCCGCGCTGTGGTGTGTGCTGATCGGGTCGAGTGCGGCCGCTGCAGTACTCGTCGCCGTCCGCGCGCTCAGCGACGAGCCGACGGCGCGACTGGTCGCGCCGTTCGTCGCGGTGGCCCCGACGGCCATCTGGATCGCGGTGTCGGCTGACGGTTACTACGCCGGGGTGGCGGCCTGGGGTATCGCCCTGCTGGCGTTGGCTGTTCGCCAGCGGGTGCGCTGGCCGTGGCTGGCCGCAACGGGCGCCGGACTGCTGCTGGGCTGGGGCATCTTCCTCAACTACGGGCTGGCCCTGATGGCCCTACCCGCGGTGGCGGTGCTGCTGTGCGCGGTCGACTGGCGCACCGCGATCCGGGCGCTGATCCCGGCCGTACTGGCCGCGCTGGCGGTGGTCGCCGTGTTCGCCGTCGCCGGGTTCTGGTGGTTCGACGGCTACACCCTTGTCCAGCAACGCTATTGGCAGGGCATCGCGAACAACCGGCCGTTCCAGTACTGGAGCTGGGCGAACTTGGCCTCGACGGTGTGTGCCACCGGACTGGGCAGCGTCGCGGGCATCGGCCGGGTCTTCGACATCAAGGCGATCAAGGCCCGCAGCGGTCTGCACCTGCTGGTGCTGGCCGCCCTGGCCGCCATTGTGTTCGCCGACCTGTCGATGTTGTCCAAGGCCGAGACCGAACGGATCTGGCTACCGTTCGAGGTGTGGCTCACCGCCGCCGGCGCCCTGCTGCCCGCCTTCACCCACCGATGGTGGCTGGCCGTCAACGTGATCGGCGCCCTTGCGCTCAACCATCTGATTTTGACCAACTGGTAGCAGTCGGTCGCCCACCAGATAAAGCAGCGCGGCACCCCACACCACCGCCAGAGCGATCCAGAAGCCGGCCTGGTAGTCGCGGTCCAGGACTGTCAGGTTGTCCAGATGCTGGCCCGGCTTGCTGAACACCGGAATGGCCAGCAGCACAAGGACAACCGTGAGCAGTCCGGCCACCAGCACCGGCATCCACCAGCTGTGCGGCAGGATGCGTCGGCCGGCGAAGCCCAGCGCTAGGCACACCGGGGCGAACACCGCGTCGTGCAACAGCACGCCGATCAGTGCCCACGCCACAATCCGGATGATCACCTGCGTCGAGTGGTCTGCCACCAACACCACGCCGTAGATCCCGACCGCCACACCGATCGCGATCAACGCAACCCGAACAGCCGTCACGCCACGACCTCGATCCTAGACAGCCATTTCGTCTGCAGCACACCGGGTCTGGTCGGCGCGATCAACCGGCACGGGTATCCGTGGTCCAGATCCAGGGTCTGCCCGTTGACCTTCAGCGCGATCAGAGTCATCGAGTCACGGGCATGCCGGGCCGGCAGCACCGTGCGAGAGTACGGCCCCGGCGGTTCCAGCGAGATCATCCGAACATCAGAATCCGGTGATCCGCCGACGGCTTTGACCAGATCCGCCAGCACCACCCCGGTCCAGTCAGCCGTCGCGCTCCAGCCCTCCACGCAGGCGATGGGCAACCGGTGGGTGGTCTGCGGCATGGCCGCGAGCTCAGCGAGCGTGAACACCTTGGAGTTGCCGCCGTTGACAACGGTGAGCCGGTAGTCCGGCGAGCGGGCGCTGCGCAACACCCCCGCCGCCCAGGCCGTCCGATTGACCGGAACTCCTTGCGGGCCTTGGCCGGAGCGCGGCGCCAGCAGGGAGACGTGGCGTAGCCAGGGGATCGTCTGCCCGGCGGTGAGGATCGTCGCGACGCCCACTGCCAGCCAGGTGCCGCCCAGCACCGCGCGGCGGCTGGGACCGTGGTGGCCCGTCAGCTCGCCGGTGGGGATCTCCTCCAGCGGTTCGCCCAGCGCACGCCGGATCACCGGCAGTTTGACGCCGATGTGGACCAGCACCGCCCCGGCCGCAACATAGGCCATGGCGTAGTGACTGGTGGTGAAGAAGAACTTGAACGCGTACCACTGCGCAATGTTCATGATCCCGGTGGACAACTGGAAGATCATCGAGCCCACCAGCACCAGGATCGAGCCCCGCTCGATCTGGCGGGTCAGCCCGCCGATGACGGGGCGCTCGAACAGCTTCGGGTACACCGACCACAGCTTGACCACCAGCAGCGGGATCGCCGCGATACCCGAGATCACATGCAGGCCCTGGGTGAACTGGTAGAGCCGTACCGGTCGGGTCGGCCAGAAGAACCACGGTTGCGGGTGCTGGATGAAATGACTGATCAGTCCGGTGACGAAGCAGATGGTCACGGCGATGCCCAGCGCGACCCCGACCCGGACCGTCACCGCGGTGCCGCGCAAGGTGTATTTGGCGGCGGTCTTCGCATCCCCGATCATGTCAGCGCGAGTGTAGCCACGACGCGATCTCGAATCGGGTGAATCGCCATCAACGCCAGACCGACCTCTTCGGCCAGTGCGGCCGCGCAGTCGACCCCGACCGCGGCCCACCGAAACCACGGCCCGATGGTGTGCAAGGACTCCAGCCGCACCCAGCTGGTGCTTACGCCCGCGACGGCGGGATCGAATTCGGCCACGCACCGTCCTCCGCGCATCAGTAGTTCCGCGGCCCGCCGCAGCACGCGCCGGGGGTCTCCGGCCAGGCCGACGTTGCCGTCGGCCAGCAGCACCGTCTGCCACCGGCCGGTGCCCGGCAGCGGTTCGAAGACGTCGCGCATCAGCGCCGGCGCGCCACTGCGGCGGGCCAGACGTACCGCCGTCGCCGACTGGTCCACACCCAGTGCCGGGATGCCCCGGCGCACCAGATGAGCCACCAAACGTCCAGGGCCGCACCCCAACTCGATCGTCGGACCTTCACACAGGCCCACCACCGCGGTGTCGAACTCGGTGTCGCAGCCGTGGCCGCCGAGCCAGCTGTGCACCGGCAGTCGGTGCCGACGGCCGTCGTCGTGGCGAAGCCAACAACACTCTCCGTCAAGTGCCCGGTCATAGAGCTGTCCCAGCATGTCAAACCTCTCGCGTGACGCGGGCGAACCGGCTCGCTGACCGGCAGGCCTTGCGGACGGACGGGATGTCGTCGACGGTGTCGACGTCGTGCAGCTCTTCGACGAGCGTCACGTCGATACCTGTGTCGCGCAGGGCGGCAAGCGTTACAACGCCGGTGTCGGATTGCGACATCGGCACGTCGCGCAGGCAGTCGGCGCTCGCGGCATCGGCCACCCCGAGCACCCACCACCCGCCGTCACGGGCCATCCCCAGCAGCGCCGGCGTCGTCAACAAGGTCCGCGCGCAGTCGGTGAGCAGCTCGGCGCTCACCTGCGGGGTGTCCATCCCGATCTGCAGCACCGGCTGAGCGCTGCCGACGTCGGCATGGGCGTTGGCCAGCCGATCGGCGAAGTCCTCGCCGCGCTGCCCGATCACCGTGAACGCCTCGAGCCGCTCGCGGATCTCTGCGCCCCGGCAGGCGCGGTCCAGGTCGCCGGTCATCGCGACCACGCGCTCGGCGACCGGTGTCTGCACAACCGCATCAAGGGTGTCCAACAGCGCGGCGGCGGCGATGTCGGCGGCCGCCAGATCACCCAGCGTCGCGGCCAGCCGCGTCTTGGCCAGCCCGGGCACCGGCGCCTTGGCCACCACCAGCACGGTCACCGGCAGTGGCTCCGGGCGCAGCGTCACGAGATGACCTTCCAGAAGTCGACAGCGGCGGTGAAGCTTCCTCGCACCGACCCGCTGACCTTGGACTGCCCGCCGGTGCGTGGGCCGTAGTCGACGTCGACCTCGACCACCCGCCATCCCGCGGCCGCGGCACGGACGAGTAGTTCGAGCGGATACCCCGATCGACGGTCGGTCACTCCGAGCGTCAGCAACGCGTCACGACGGACCACCCGCATCGGCGCGATGTCGTGGACCGGCAGCTTGTGCCGGGTCCGCAACCGCCAGCACACCGCCGCGGTCCCCAGCCGCGCATGCCACGGCCACCGCAGTCCGCGGACCGGCCTACGCCGGCCCGTCACCATGTCGGCGCCGCGGTCGAGCTCGGCGACCAGGCGCGGCAGCTCGGCAGGATCCAGCGAACCGTCGCCGTCGAGCACCGCCACGACGGGCGTCTGCGCGGCCACCACCCCGGCGTGAACGGCCGACCCGTACCCCGCCCGCGTCTCGTGAACGACCTCTGCGCCGTGGCTCCTGGCCACCTGGGCGGTACCGTCGGTACTGTTGTTGTCGACGACCAATGCGCGGTAACCAGCGGGTATGGCCGCCAGCACCGCGGGAAGGGACTCGGCCTCGTTGAGGCAAGGCAGCACCACCGTGACCGGTTCGACGGGCATGCTGACAACCTATGCGAGCCGTCCGCTGTCGATGACGAAAAAGTGACGTTGCCGCCCTGGCGTTGACCGCGCTCGACTCAGTCGGTGGTGAGGACCTGCGCGGTCAGCAGTGCCTGCGCGACGCCCGACACGATGGACGCCAACCGGATCGCCTCGAAGATCACCGTCCGCGACACCTCGACGTCGCGGAGTTCCTTCTCGTGCGCGGCCAGGCACTGATCGCAGCCGTTGATCGCCGACACCGCCAGCGACCACAACTCGAAGTCCGCTTTGGCCACACCAGGGTTGGCGAGGATGTTCATCCGCAGGCCTGCCCGCAGGTCGTCGTAGCGACCCTCCAGCTGGTGCTTGGTGCGGTAGAAGACGTTGTTCATCCCCATGATCGAGGCCGCGCCGAGCGCTGCGTGATAAGCCTCCTCGGACAGCACGTCCAGTGCGTCCTCGGTGACCTCACGCAGCAGCCGCTCGGACTTGGTCGCCGCCGCGGTCGCCACCAGCGCACCCCACAGCTGCTGATCGCCCAGCTCGGTGGAGCGCACGATGCTGCCGAGGTTGAGCTTGAGGTCCTTGGCGTACTCGGGCAGCGCCTCTTTGATGGCGTCGATGCTCAAGGTCAGAGTGCGTCGGCGAGCAGCTCGCCGACGTTGATGGTCGGGTCGCCCTTCTTCCAGTTGCAGGCGCACAGCTCGTCGGACTGCAGAGCGTCGAGCACCCGCAGCACCTCCTCGACATTGCGGCCCACCGTACCGGCCGTCACCGAGACGAACTGAATCTCGTTGTCGGGGTCGACGATGAAGGTCGCGCGGTCGGCCACACCGTCGGCGTTGAGCACGCCGGCGGCAGCAGTGAGCTCGCGCTTGAGGTCCGACGCCATCGGGAACGGCAGTTTCTTGAGCTCGTCGTGCTGCGCACGCCACTGGAAGTGCACGAACTCGTTGTCGGTCGACACACCGATGACCTGGGTGTCGCGGTCCTCGAACTCGTCGTTGAGCTTGCCGAAGGTGGCGATCTCGGTCGGGCAGATGAACGTGAAGTCCTTGGGCCAGAAGAAGATCACCCGCCACTTGCCCGGGTGGTCGTCACTGGTCACCCGGGTGAAGTAGTCGTCAGGGTGCTCGGCGTCGACCTTGGACAAATCACCGCCGATGACTGCCTTCAGGTCGTACGCGGGAAACTGATCACCGATCGTCAAGAGCGCCATGGCTGCCACCAATCCTCGAAGCTTGTTTGGAACAATTCAAGAATCTATCAGATCCGGGCGCCCAAGTGGGGCGCCCCAGCCGGGAGGTGACCGGCGTCACAAAAATCGGGGGGGAGTGTGGTCATCGGGCTCAAAAGCCGTGTGCGATAACCGCTTTCCCATTGTGATCTACGCCACAAAACGTTGGTCTGTGGCGTGTCATCCCCGCAGCGGGGCGAACGCGAACTCCGTCAAGCCGTCCATCGGGTGAATCGTCGCCCGGAATCCCAACGCCTCCGCGGCCTTCGCCGGGTCCGCGACGATGTGGCGCACGTCGCCACTGCGGTACTGCCCGGTGACCACGGGAGCGGGCCCGCCGCGGGCCTCGCACAGCCGGGTGGCGACCTCCATGATCGAGATCGGCCGCCCCGAGCAGACGTTGGCGGGCAGGAACCCACCGGCTGCCGACTCGACGGCGGCGACATTGGCAGCCGCGACGTCGTCGACGTGGACGAAGTCGCGCATCTGTCCGCCATCCTCGAAAACCCTTGGCGGCTCACCTCTTTCGAGAGACGATCGGAAGATTGCCGCCACCCCGGAGTACGGGGTGTCGCGTGGCATGCCGGGTCCGTACACATTGTGATAGCGCAGCGCCACCGCCGAGCCACCGGTCGACTCCGACCACGCCAGCGCGTAGTGCTCCTGGGCTGTCTTGCTGGCCGCATAGAGACTTCGGGGCCGCAGCGGTGCATCCTCGTCGACCAACTGCCAGACCAGTTCCTCGCCGCCGATCGGGCAACGATGCTCGAACACCCCGGCGTCGAGGTCGGCACGGGCGCGCGGCAGCGGATCGACCACGCCGTGCACCGGGCACGCGTAACCGCCCTGCCCGTAGACCACCATCGAGGACGCGAGCACCAACCGCCGGACCCCGGCCCGGAACATCTGCGCCAGCAGTACCGCTGTGCCGCAGTCGTTGTGGCTGGCGTACGCCGGCGCGTCGGCGGCGTTGACACCCGCTCCCACCACCGCCGCCTGATGGCAGACCACGTCGACGCCGTCGAGTAACGGTGCGAGCGCGTCTTCATCGCGCACGTCGACCTGCCTACATCCGGCGGGCAGCCGTGCACCGGAGCCGTGCGCGGCGTCGAGCATCGCGTCGGCCGCCACCACCTCGTGCCCGCGGTCGAGCAGCGCCGCCCACACCCGACTGCCGATGAAACCGGCTGCGCCGGTGAGCAATACCTTCACGGCAGATCGAAGGGAAGTTCGACACCCTCGTGGGCCAGGCAGTGGTTGCACACCCGCTCGGAATCCAGTACGTCGATGGCCACGTGTACCAGTTCCTTGAACGGCACCAGGTTCTTCTCGAACTCGGCGAACACGTCGGCCGTGCGCACTCCGGTCCCGACGTCGATACCGGCATCCAGGTCCGTCACCAATGCAATTGTGGCGTAACACATCTCGAGTTCCCGGGCCAGCACCGCCTCGGGGTAGCCGGTCATGTTGATCAGTGTGAAGCCCTCGCGGGCGAACCAGTTGCTCTCGGCCCGGGTGGAGAACCGCGGCCCCTGCACCACCACCATGGTTCCGCCGTCGACCACCCCGGGCAGGCTGGCGGCCGCTGCGCGCAGCGTCGGGCAATACGGGTCGGCGAACCCGACGTGGATGCCGCCGGAGTCGAAGTAGGTGTCGCCGCGGCCGCGGGTGCGGTCCACCAGCTGGTCGGGCACGACGATCGAACCGGGGCCCAGCTCGTGGGTGAGGCTGCCGACCGCGCACGGGCCGAACACCCGTCGCACGCCGAGCGCGCGCAGCGCCCACATGTTGGCCCGGTACGGCACGGTGTGCGGCGAGAATTCGTGGCTCATGCCGTGGCGGGGCAGGAACGCCACATCGTGCAGTCCGACCCGGCCCACGGTGATCGGGGCGCTCGGCTCACCGTACGGGGTGTCCAGGGTGACGCTGCGGGCGTCGGAACCGAAGAAGGTGTAGAAGCCGCTGCCACCGATGACTCCAATCATCCGACCATTGTGGGCCATCGGCCGGCCGGCCGGCGTGCGACGATTGCGGCATGGCGAGCGTCGCGCAGTGGGTCGAGGGAGCGCGGCCGAGGACCCTGCCCAACGCGATCGCGCCGGTGATCGCCGGCACGGGTGCGGCGGGCTGGCTGCACGCGGCCGTGTGGTGGAAGGCCCTGCTGGCGTTGGCGGTCTCGACGGCACTGATCGTCGGCGTGAACTTCGCCAACGACTACTCCGATGGCATCCGCGGGACCGACGACGAGCGTGCCGGCCCGCTACGGCTGGTGGGCGCCAAGCTGGCGACCCCGAAAGCGGTGCTGGCCGCGGCGGTGGGGAGCCTGGCCGTCGGCGCGGTTGCCGGGCTGGCGCTGGCGATCGTCAGCGCGCCGTGGCTGATCGCGGTCGGCGTGGTGTGCATCGCCGGGGCGTGGCTCTACACCGGAGGTTCCCGCCCGTACGGCTACGCCGGTCTGGGCGAAGTCGCGGTGTTCGTGTTCTTCGGGCTGGTGGCGGTGCTGGGCACCCAGTACACCCAGGCGCTGCGAGTGGACTGGGTCGGTCTGGTGCTGGCCGTGGCGACCGGGGCGCTGTCGTCGGCCGTGCTGGTGGCCAACAATCTGCGCGACATCCCGACCGACACGGCGGCGGGCAAGATGACGCTGGCCGTGCGCCTCGGTGATCACCGCACCCGGCTGCTCTTCGAGGGGCTGCTGGGATTGGCCGGGGTGCTCACCGTGGTTCTCGTGCTGGCCACCCCCTGGAGCCTGGTCGGTCTGGTGGCCGCGCCGCTGGGGCTGCGGGCAGCCGGGCCGGTTCGGCGCGGGCTGGGCGGTCGCGAACTCATCCCGGTGCTACGCGACACCGGTCTGACGATGCTGGTGTGGTCGATCCTCGTCGCCCTGGCGCTGGCGCTGGGTTAGCGGGCGCTACTTGTCGGGCTTGTCGCCCCGCAGCCGGGCCCGGAGCTCGTCGCGGTCGGTGCGGCGACGCTCGTCGACTCGCGCGATGCTCGCGGTGGCGCGCTTGCGCAACGGGGCCAGCAGCCAGATGCCCAACGGCAATGCGATGACGATCGCGAACAACATCGCGATCACGAGCGGGAACTGGTGGATGCCGAGAAGCTGCGCGATGTAGTAGATCGCCGCGGTCAGAGCGATCACCAAGACCAGCCGCGCAAGGGTGTATACGACCACGTCCCGGAACATGCCGCCGGTGGAGCCGCCCGATTTTTCTGCCACCGCGCCGAGCCTACCGACGCGCGTATATTCAGACAAAGGAGGTTGTCGTGCTGTACCTGTTGCTCGTCCTGATCATCGCTGCGATCGTCTATGTCGGTTGGCGCGCTGTGCGCGCTCAGGCCAACCGGCCCAAGACGCGCGTGATCGGTCCCGACGACGATCCCGAGTTCCTGTGGCGACTCAAGCACGGAGACAACAACAACCCGCGCTAGCCGAACCGCTCGTCGGGCACCTCGGCCGGGAAGCCGTCGGACACCACCGCCGCCAGCTCGACCAGCGCCGCCCGGGTCTTCGGTCGCAACCGCGCCAACTCGATCTCGGCGCCCTCTTCGAGGTGCGGGTCGAACGGCACCAACCGGACCGCGCGGCACCGCCGCGAGAAGTGGTCCACGACCTTCTGCAGGTCGACCTTGCCCGAGCGTGGCCGCACCGCGTTGATCACGCACACCGAGCTGCGCACCAGATCCTGGTGGCCGTGGGCGTCGAGCCAGTCCAGCGTCGCCGACGCGCTGCGCGCCCCGTCCACCGAACCCGAGCTGACCACGATCAGGGTGTCGGCCTTCGACAACACCGATGACATCGCCGAGTGCAGCAGACCCGTGCCGCAGTCGGTGAGCACAAGGTTGTAGAACCGTTCGAGCACCGCCAGCGTGCGGTCGTAGTCCTCGGCGCTGAACGCCTGCGACACGGCGGGATCGCTCTCCGAGGCCAGCACCTCCAACCGGCTGGGACCCTGCGAGGTGTAGCCGCGGACGTCGGTGTATCGCTCGATGCCCTCGGCGCCGCGCAGCAGGTGGCGCACCGTGGCCGGCGTCTCCAACGGCACCTTCTGGTTCAGCGTGCCCCGGTCGGGGTTGGCGTCGACGGCGATGACCCGGTCGCCCCGGATCGAGGCGAACGTCCCGCCCAGCGTGGCGGTGATAGTGGTCTTGCCAACCCCGCCCTTCAGCGACATCACAGCGATCCGGTAGCAGCCCTGCAGCGGCCGGTTCACCTGCGCGACGAGATTGTTGCGCTGGATGGCGCGCGGGCCCTCGCCGACGTTGATCAGCTTGCCCGACGCCAGGTAGAGCGCCCTGCGCCAGCCGGATGACGGCGGCGGCTTGAGCTGGCGCAGCAGCGCGCTGGTCGACAGATCCGGGTACGGAGTCTGCGGCACGCTGGGCCGATACGACGGCGCCGGCACGTCGTTGACGTACTGGTCGGAGTAGGCCGACGCGGCCCGGATGGGATCGAGCGGGATGCCGATGGGCGGCGTTGCGGCCACCCAGTCAGGTTCCGGCTGCGGGGCCGAGATCGCCGGGTCGCTGAACCGCTGAGCGCGGAACACCGTCGTGGCGTCGGTCAGTTCGTGGTCCGGACGGGGACCGGGTTGGTCGGACACGTGCACTTCCCCCTGACATCCGCTTCGGGTCGAGTGGTCGTCGCGCGGTACTTCAAACCCTACCGGCTCAGCTGACGCCGGCGTACGAGTGCAGGCCGACGGTCACCAGGTTGATGAAGAACAGGTTGAACACCATCGCGACGAAGCCGACGACGTTGATCCAGGCAGCCTTCTTGTCCCGCCAGCCTGCGGTGGAGCGGGCGTGCAGGTAGGCGGCGTAGACCACCCACGCGATGAACGACACCGTCTCCTTGGGGTCCCAGCCCCAGTAGCGGCCCCACGCCTCCTCGGCCCAGATCGCGCCGAAGATCACACCGAAGCCGAAGATGGGGAACGCGAAGATCGAGGTGCGGTAGGCGATGCGGTCCAACGTCTGGGCATCGGGCAGCCGCTGGACGATGCGGGTCAACGCACCAGCCGGAGCGTCGGGCTGACCGAAGCGCGACATCTTCAGCAGGAACAGCATGCTGGCCACACCGGCGACCAGGAACACCCCGGAGCCCAGGCTGACCACCGACACGTGGATGGGCAGCCAGTAGGACTGCAGCGCGGGCATCACCGGCGCGGCGTTGGTGTAGAGCCACTTGCCGGATACAGCCAGCAGGATGAGCACCGGCACCAGGACGAACACCCACAGCGCGCGGTACTGGGGCTTACGCAGCACCACCGCGGCAGCGACCAGGCCGCAGAAGCTGGTCAGGTTGATGAACTCGTACATGTTGCCCCACGGCACGCGGGCCGTGGCCAGGCCGCGCAGCACGATGCAGGCGAACAGCAGCGCGATGCCGACGTACACCAGCGACAGGCCGGCCTTGCCGACCCGCTCGTCCAGCGAGCGTCCCGGTTCGTCGATGACGACGCCGGGGCGGTCGCTGTCGGCGGTCACCTTTCCGGCGGCGACGAGCTCGCGGGCGTCGACCGCCCGGCCGCGGCTGTAGGCCAGTTCCACGGCCAGCAGCAGCAGCGCGGCGACCAAAACGACGATCGACGAGGTG is drawn from Candidatus Mycolicibacterium alkanivorans and contains these coding sequences:
- a CDS encoding NAD-dependent epimerase/dehydratase family protein, yielding MKVLLTGAAGFIGSRVWAALLDRGHEVVAADAMLDAAHGSGARLPAGCRQVDVRDEDALAPLLDGVDVVCHQAAVVGAGVNAADAPAYASHNDCGTAVLLAQMFRAGVRRLVLASSMVVYGQGGYACPVHGVVDPLPRARADLDAGVFEHRCPIGGEELVWQLVDEDAPLRPRSLYAASKTAQEHYALAWSESTGGSAVALRYHNVYGPGMPRDTPYSGVAAIFRSSLERGEPPRVFEDGGQMRDFVHVDDVAAANVAAVESAAGGFLPANVCSGRPISIMEVATRLCEARGGPAPVVTGQYRSGDVRHIVADPAKAAEALGFRATIHPMDGLTEFAFAPLRG
- a CDS encoding S-methyl-5'-thioadenosine phosphorylase; its protein translation is MIGVIGGSGFYTFFGSDARSVTLDTPYGEPSAPITVGRVGLHDVAFLPRHGMSHEFSPHTVPYRANMWALRALGVRRVFGPCAVGSLTHELGPGSIVVPDQLVDRTRGRGDTYFDSGGIHVGFADPYCPTLRAAAASLPGVVDGGTMVVVQGPRFSTRAESNWFAREGFTLINMTGYPEAVLARELEMCYATIALVTDLDAGIDVGTGVRTADVFAEFEKNLVPFKELVHVAIDVLDSERVCNHCLAHEGVELPFDLP
- a CDS encoding 1,4-dihydroxy-2-naphthoate polyprenyltransferase — encoded protein: MASVAQWVEGARPRTLPNAIAPVIAGTGAAGWLHAAVWWKALLALAVSTALIVGVNFANDYSDGIRGTDDERAGPLRLVGAKLATPKAVLAAAVGSLAVGAVAGLALAIVSAPWLIAVGVVCIAGAWLYTGGSRPYGYAGLGEVAVFVFFGLVAVLGTQYTQALRVDWVGLVLAVATGALSSAVLVANNLRDIPTDTAAGKMTLAVRLGDHRTRLLFEGLLGLAGVLTVVLVLATPWSLVGLVAAPLGLRAAGPVRRGLGGRELIPVLRDTGLTMLVWSILVALALALG
- a CDS encoding DUF4229 domain-containing protein — encoded protein: MAEKSGGSTGGMFRDVVVYTLARLVLVIALTAAIYYIAQLLGIHQFPLVIAMLFAIVIALPLGIWLLAPLRKRATASIARVDERRRTDRDELRARLRGDKPDK
- a CDS encoding MinD/ParA family ATP-binding protein — its product is MSDQPGPRPDHELTDATTVFRAQRFSDPAISAPQPEPDWVAATPPIGIPLDPIRAASAYSDQYVNDVPAPSYRPSVPQTPYPDLSTSALLRQLKPPPSSGWRRALYLASGKLINVGEGPRAIQRNNLVAQVNRPLQGCYRIAVMSLKGGVGKTTITATLGGTFASIRGDRVIAVDANPDRGTLNQKVPLETPATVRHLLRGAEGIERYTDVRGYTSQGPSRLEVLASESDPAVSQAFSAEDYDRTLAVLERFYNLVLTDCGTGLLHSAMSSVLSKADTLIVVSSGSVDGARSASATLDWLDAHGHQDLVRSSVCVINAVRPRSGKVDLQKVVDHFSRRCRAVRLVPFDPHLEEGAEIELARLRPKTRAALVELAAVVSDGFPAEVPDERFG
- the ccsB gene encoding c-type cytochrome biogenesis protein CcsB — encoded protein: MNTEHIDIGLARYSDWAFTSSIVVLVAALLLLAVELAYSRGRAVDARELVAAGKVTADSDRPGVVIDEPGRSLDERVGKAGLSLVYVGIALLFACIVLRGLATARVPWGNMYEFINLTSFCGLVAAAVVLRKPQYRALWVFVLVPVLILLAVSGKWLYTNAAPVMPALQSYWLPIHVSVVSLGSGVFLVAGVASMLFLLKMSRFGQPDAPAGALTRIVQRLPDAQTLDRIAYRTSIFAFPIFGFGVIFGAIWAEEAWGRYWGWDPKETVSFIAWVVYAAYLHARSTAGWRDKKAAWINVVGFVAMVFNLFFINLVTVGLHSYAGVS